A region from the Leopardus geoffroyi isolate Oge1 chromosome E3, O.geoffroyi_Oge1_pat1.0, whole genome shotgun sequence genome encodes:
- the HCFC1R1 gene encoding host cell factor C1 regulator 1 isoform X1 — MILQQPLERGPPGRAQRDPRAASGTPRGQDLRSPSDCCSCEYPSLPVSPSPPREPLRKQFLSEENMATHFSRLSLHNDHPYCSPRMAFPSLPPLRSPCSELLLWRYPGNLIPEALRLLRLGDAPTSHYPVTQAGEIMEL, encoded by the exons ATGATCCTACAGCAGCCCCTGGAGCGAGGCCCCCCAGGTCGGGCCCAGCGCGACCCACGGGCCGCGTCGGGGACGCCCCGAGGCCAGGACTTGAG GTCCCCATCAGACTGCTGCTCGTGTGAATATCCTAGCCTGCCTGTCTCCCCGTCTCCCCCCAGGGAGCCCCTGCGCAAACAGTTCCTTTCTGAAGAGAACATGGCCACCCACTTCTCTCGACTCAGCCTACACAATGACCACCCTTACTGCAGCCCCCGCATGGCTTTCCCATCTCTGCCCCCACTAAG GAGCCCTTGCTCTGAGCTGCTTCTCTGGCGCTACCCTGGGAACCTGATCCCCGAGGCACTCCGGCTACTGAGGCTAGGGgatgcccccacctcccactaCCCTGTGACCCAAGCTGGAGAGATAATGGAGCTCTGA
- the THOC6 gene encoding THO complex subunit 6 homolog isoform X2: protein MEVFQALQRLHMTIFSQSVSPCGKFLAAGNNYGQIAIFSLSAALSSEAKEESKKPVVTFQAHDGPVYCMVSTDRHLLSAGDGEVKAWLWAEILKKGCKELWRRQPPYRTSLEVPEINALLLVPKENSLILAGGDCQLHAMDLETGTFTRALRGHTDYIHCLALRERSPEVLSGGEDGTVRLWDLRSAQEVQTIEVYKHEECSRPHNGRWIGCLATDSDWMVCGGGPALTLWHLRSSTPTTVFPMRAPQKHVTFYQDLILSAGQGRCVNQWQLSGELKAQVPGSSPGLLSLSLNQQPAAPECKVLTAAGNSCRVDVFTNLGYRAFSLSF, encoded by the exons ATGGAAGTGTTTCAGGCCCTGCAGCGGCTGCACATGACCATTTTCTCCCAGAGCGTCTCACCCTGCGGCAAGTTCTTGGCAGCTGGCAACAATTACGGGCAGATAGCTATCTTCAG tCTGTCTGCCGCTTTGAGCTCCGAGGCCAAAGAGGAAAGTAAGAAGCCCGTGGTGACATTCCAAG CCCATGACGGGCCCGTCTACTGCATGGTCTCCACGGATCGACATCTGCTCAGTGCCGGGGATGGGGAGGTGAAAGCCTGGCTCTGGGCAGAGATCCTCAAGAAG GGCTGTAAGGAGCTCTGGCGACGCCAGCCCCCGTACAG GACCAGCCTAGAAGTGCCTGAGATCAATGCTTTGCTTCTGGTCCCCAAG GAGAATTCTCTCATTCTGGCAGGGGGAGACTGTCAGCTGCACGCCATGGACCTTGAGACGGGGACCTTCACA CGGGCCCTCCGGGGCCACACAGACTATATCCACTGCCTGGCGCTGCGGGAGCGGAGCCCCGAGGTCCTGTCGGGCGGTGAAGACGGAACCGTGCGACTTTGGG acCTGCGCTCAGCCCAGGAAGTCCAGACCATCGAGGTTTATAAGCACGAG GAGTGCTCCAGGCCCCACAATGGGCGTTGGATCGGCTGTCTGGCTACTGACTCAGACTGGATG GTCTGTGGAGGAGGCCCAGCGCTCACCCTCTGGCACCTCCGATCCTCCACACCCACCACCGTTTTCCCCATGCGGGCGCCACAGAAACACGTCACCTTCTACCAGGACCTG ATTCTGTCCGCGGGCCAGGGTCGCTGTGTCAACCAGTGGCAGCTGAGTGGGGAACTCAAGGCCCAGGTCCCTGGCTCCTCCCCAGGGCTGCTCAGCCTCAGTCTCAACCAGCAGCCAGCAGCACCCGAGTGCAAG GTCCTGACAGCCGCAGGTAACAGCTGCCGGGTGGATGTCTTCACCAATCTGGGCTACCGTGccttctccctgtctttctga
- the HCFC1R1 gene encoding host cell factor C1 regulator 1 isoform X2 has translation MILQQPLERGPPGRAQRDPRAASGTPRGQDLSSPLQGAVPMSTKRRLEEEQEPLRKQFLSEENMATHFSRLSLHNDHPYCSPRMAFPSLPPLRSPCSELLLWRYPGNLIPEALRLLRLGDAPTSHYPVTQAGEIMEL, from the exons ATGATCCTACAGCAGCCCCTGGAGCGAGGCCCCCCAGGTCGGGCCCAGCGCGACCCACGGGCCGCGTCGGGGACGCCCCGAGGCCAGGACTTGAG ctCCCCTCTCCAAGGAGCTGTGCCCATGAGCACCAAGCGGCGCCTGGAGGAGGAGCA GGAGCCCCTGCGCAAACAGTTCCTTTCTGAAGAGAACATGGCCACCCACTTCTCTCGACTCAGCCTACACAATGACCACCCTTACTGCAGCCCCCGCATGGCTTTCCCATCTCTGCCCCCACTAAG GAGCCCTTGCTCTGAGCTGCTTCTCTGGCGCTACCCTGGGAACCTGATCCCCGAGGCACTCCGGCTACTGAGGCTAGGGgatgcccccacctcccactaCCCTGTGACCCAAGCTGGAGAGATAATGGAGCTCTGA
- the CLDN9 gene encoding claudin-9 isoform X1 has product MASAGLELLGMTLAVLGWLGTLVSCALPLWKVTAFIGNSIVVAQVVWEGLWMSCVVQSTGQMQCKVYDSLLALPQDLQAARALCVIALLLALLGLLVAITGAQCTTCVEDEGAKARIVLTAGVLLLLSGILVLIPVCWTAHAIIQDFYNPLVAEALKRELGASLYVGWAAAALLMLGGGLLCCTCPPPQIDGPRGPRLGYSIPSRSGASGLDKRDYV; this is encoded by the coding sequence ATGGCGTCGGCCGGCCTTGAACTCCTGGGCATGACCCTGGCCGTGCTGGGCTGGCTGGGCACCCTGGTGTCCTGTGCCCTGCCCCTGTGGAAGGTGACCGCCTTCATCGGCAACAGCATCGTGGTGGCCCAGGTGGTGTGGGAGGGGCTGTGGATGTCCTGCGTGGTGCAGAGCACGGGCCAGATGCAGTGCAAGGTGTATGACTCCCTGCTGGCGCTGCCCCAGGACCTGCAGGCCGCCCGCGCCCTCTGCGTCATCGCCCTCCTCTTGGCTCTGCTCGGGCTGCTGGTGGCCATCACGGGGGCCCAGTGCACCACCTGCGTGGAGGACGAAGGTGCCAAGGCCCGCATCGTGCTCACCGCAggggtcctcctcctcctctcggGCATCCTGGTGCTCATCCCGGTCTGCTGGACCGCGCACGCCATCATCCAAGACTTCTACAACCCCCTGGTGGCCGAGGCCCTCAAGCGGGAGCTGGGGGCCTCCCTCTACGTGGGCTGGGCCGCCGCCGCTCTGCTCATGCTGGGCGGGGGGCTCCTCTGCTGcacgtgccccccaccccagatcgACGGGCCCCGAGGACCCAGGCTGGGCTACTCCATCCCCTCCCGCTCAGGTGCGTCCGGGCTGGACAAGAGGGACTACGTATGA
- the HCFC1R1 gene encoding host cell factor C1 regulator 1 isoform X3 yields MILQQPLERGPPGRAQRDPRAASGTPRGQDLREPLRKQFLSEENMATHFSRLSLHNDHPYCSPRMAFPSLPPLRSPCSELLLWRYPGNLIPEALRLLRLGDAPTSHYPVTQAGEIMEL; encoded by the exons ATGATCCTACAGCAGCCCCTGGAGCGAGGCCCCCCAGGTCGGGCCCAGCGCGACCCACGGGCCGCGTCGGGGACGCCCCGAGGCCAGGACTTGAG GGAGCCCCTGCGCAAACAGTTCCTTTCTGAAGAGAACATGGCCACCCACTTCTCTCGACTCAGCCTACACAATGACCACCCTTACTGCAGCCCCCGCATGGCTTTCCCATCTCTGCCCCCACTAAG GAGCCCTTGCTCTGAGCTGCTTCTCTGGCGCTACCCTGGGAACCTGATCCCCGAGGCACTCCGGCTACTGAGGCTAGGGgatgcccccacctcccactaCCCTGTGACCCAAGCTGGAGAGATAATGGAGCTCTGA
- the CLDN6 gene encoding claudin-6 isoform X3 yields MGFVSHVPSRQLGLGCLLFRSSPLSLNLAMASAGLQILGIILTLLGWVNALVSCALPLWKVTAFIGNSIVVAQDLQAARALCVIALLLALLGLLVYLAGAKCTTCVEDKDSKARLVLVSGIIFVISGVLTLIPVCWTAHTIIRDFYNPLVAEAQKRELGASLYLGWAASGLLLLGGGLLCCTCPSGGARGSNHYMARYSASAAHGTSQGPSEYPAKNYV; encoded by the exons ATGGGCTTTGTGTCTCATGTGCCCTCGAGACAGCTAGGACTGGGTTGCTTACTTTTTCGCTCTT CTCCTCTCAGCCTCAACCTCGCCATGGCTTCCGCTGGCCTGCAAATCCTGGGGATCATCCTGACGCTGCTCGGCTGGGTGAACGCCCTGGTGTCCTGTGCCCTGCCCCTGTGGAAGGTGACCGCCTTCATCGGCAACAGCATCGTGGTGGCCCAG GACCTGCAGGCCGCCCGCGCCCTCTGTGTCATCGCCCTCCTCTTGGCTCTGCTCGGGCTGCTGGTCTACCTCGCGGGAGCCAAGTGTACCACCTGCGTGGAGGACAAGGACTCCAAGGCCCGTCTGGTGCTTGTCTCTGGGATCATCTTTGTCATCTCGGGTGTCCTGACCCTTATCCCTGTCTGCTGGACCGCCCACACCATCATCCGGGACTTCTACAACCCTTTGGTGGCCGAGGCCCAAAAGCGGGAGCTGGGGGCCTCCCTCTACCTGGGCTGGGCAGCCTCTGGTCTTTTATTgctggggggggggctgctgtgCTGCACATGCCCCTCGGGGGGGGCCCGGGGCTCAAACCATTACATGGCCCGATACTCCGCCTCTGCCGCACATGGCACCTCTCAGGGTCCCTCCGAGTACCCCGCTAAGAATTATGTCTAA
- the CLDN6 gene encoding claudin-6 isoform X2, translated as MASAGLQILGIILTLLGWVNALVSCALPLWKVTAFIGNSIVVAQVVWEGLWMSCVVQSTGQMQCKVYDSLLALPQDLQAARALCVIALLLALLGLLVYLAGAKCTTCVEDKDSKARLVLVSGIIFVISGVLTLIPVCWTAHTIIRDFYNPLVAEAQKRELGASLYLGWAASGLLLLGGGLLCCTCPSGGARGSNHYMARYSASAAHGTSQGPSEYPAKNYV; from the coding sequence ATGGCTTCCGCTGGCCTGCAAATCCTGGGGATCATCCTGACGCTGCTCGGCTGGGTGAACGCCCTGGTGTCCTGTGCCCTGCCCCTGTGGAAGGTGACCGCCTTCATCGGCAACAGCATCGTGGTGGCCCAGGTGGTGTGGGAGGGGCTGTGGATGTCCTGCGTGGTGCAGAGCACGGGCCAGATGCAGTGCAAGGTGTATGACTCCCTGCTGGCGCTGCCCCAGGACCTGCAGGCCGCCCGCGCCCTCTGTGTCATCGCCCTCCTCTTGGCTCTGCTCGGGCTGCTGGTCTACCTCGCGGGAGCCAAGTGTACCACCTGCGTGGAGGACAAGGACTCCAAGGCCCGTCTGGTGCTTGTCTCTGGGATCATCTTTGTCATCTCGGGTGTCCTGACCCTTATCCCTGTCTGCTGGACCGCCCACACCATCATCCGGGACTTCTACAACCCTTTGGTGGCCGAGGCCCAAAAGCGGGAGCTGGGGGCCTCCCTCTACCTGGGCTGGGCAGCCTCTGGTCTTTTATTgctggggggggggctgctgtgCTGCACATGCCCCTCGGGGGGGGCCCGGGGCTCAAACCATTACATGGCCCGATACTCCGCCTCTGCCGCACATGGCACCTCTCAGGGTCCCTCCGAGTACCCCGCTAAGAATTATGTCTAA
- the BICDL2 gene encoding BICD family-like cargo adapter 2, whose product MSSPEGPSFPSGLLSGGASPSGDEGFFPFVLERRDSFLGGGPGPEEPEDLALQLQQKEKDLLLAAELGKMLLERNEELQRQLETLSAQHSEREERLQQENHELRRGLAARGAEWEARAVELEGDVEALRAQLGEQRSEQQDSGRERAQALRELGEQNLRLSQQLAQASQTEQELQRELDGLRGQCQSQVLAGAELRTRLESLQGENQMLQSRRQDLEAQIRGLREEVDKGQGRLQATHEELLILRRERREHSLELERARSEAGEALGALRRLQRRVSELEEESRLQDADVSGASLQSELAHSLDSDQDRKADGHRDARDTLCPEIQEALSHQSSPQEESLEPPKKRASLSPGEILEEKEAEVARLQDEMALQRAELQSLREELQRQKELRAHEDPEEALRGALSDRDEAVNKALELSLELSRVSLERDSLSRELFRTIRQKVALTQELEAWQDDMQVVIGQQLRSQRQKELSAAECGPRRAAPRFSLRLGPGPAGGFLSSLFRRT is encoded by the exons ATGAGCTCCCCGGAAGGGCCAAGCTTCCCATCGGGGCTGCTCTCGGGGGGCGCCTCCCCCAGTGGCGACGAAGGCTTCTTCCCCTTTGTGCTGGAGCGGCGGGACTCATTCCTGGGAGGGGGCCCAGGGCCCGAGGAGCCCGAGGACCTGGCTTTGCAGCtgcagcagaaggagaaggacTTGCTGCTGGCCGCGGAGCTCGGCAAGATGCTTCTGGAACGCAACGAGGAGCTACAGCGGCAGCTGGAGACACTGAGCGCCCAGCACTCGGAGCGTGAGGAA CGGCTGCAGCAGGAGAATCACGAGCTCCGCCGGGGCCTGGCAGCCCGGGGAGCCGAATGGGAAGCCAGGGCGGTGGAGCTGGAGGGGGACGTGGAGGCCCTGCGGGCCCAGCTGGGGGAGCAGCGCTCAGAGCAGCAGGACAGCGGGCGCGAGCGTGCGCAGGCCCTCCGCGAACTCGGGGAGCAGAACCTCCGGCTGAGCCAGCAGCTGGCCCAG GCCTCCCAGACTGAGCAGGAGCTTCAGAGAGAACTGGATGGACTTCGGGGGCAGTGCCAGTCTCAGGTCCTGGCGGGAGCGGAGCTGAGGACGCGGCTAGAGAGTCTGCAGGGGGAG AACCAGATGCTGCAGAGCCGCCGGCAGGACCTGGAGGCCCAGATCCGAGGCCTGCGTGAGGAGGTGGACAAGGGCCAGGGCAGGCTACAGGCAACCCACGAGGAGCTGCTGATACTGCGGCGCGAGAGGCGGGAGCATAGCCTGGAG CTGGAACGCGCGCGCTCCGAGGCCGGGGAGGCACTGGGCGCGCTGCGGAGGCTGCAGAGGCGTGTGTCCGAGCTGGAGGAGGAGTCGCGTCTGCAGGACGCCGACGTGTCGGGAGCCTCGCTGCAGTCGGAACTTGCCCATAGCCTCGACAGCGACCAGGACCGGAAGGCAGACGGACACCGAGACGCCCGG GACACCCTGTGCCCTGAGATCCAAGAGGCGCTCAGCCACCAGTCTTCGCCCCAGGAGGAGAGCTTGGAGCCTCCCAAGAAGCGAGCATCCCTGAGCCCAGGGGAGATACTAGAGGAGAAGGAGGCCGAAGTGGCCCGGTTGCAGGATGAG ATGGCGCTGCAGCGGGCCGAGTTGCAATCCCTTCGGGAGGAGCTGCAAAGGCAGAAGGAGTTGCGGGCACACGAGGACCCCGAGGAGGCCCTTAGGGGCGCCCTCTCGGATCGAGATGAAGCCGTGAACAA GGCCCTGGAACTGTCCCTAGAGCTCAGCCGCGTCTCTCTGGAGCGGGACTCGCTCTCCCGGGAGCTGTTTCGCACTATCCGCCAGAAGGTGGCGCTGACGCAAGAGCTGGAGGCCTGGCAg GACGACATGCAGGTGGTCATCGGCCAGCAGCTGCGCTCGCAACGCCAGAAAGAGCTGAGCGCCGCCGAATGTggcccgcgccgcgccgcgccgcgcttCTCCCTgcgcctgggccctgggcccgcCGGCGGCTTCCTGAGCAGCCTCTTCCGAAGGACCTGA
- the THOC6 gene encoding THO complex subunit 6 homolog isoform X1 yields the protein MERAVPHAVPLGQMEVFQALQRLHMTIFSQSVSPCGKFLAAGNNYGQIAIFSLSAALSSEAKEESKKPVVTFQAHDGPVYCMVSTDRHLLSAGDGEVKAWLWAEILKKGCKELWRRQPPYRTSLEVPEINALLLVPKENSLILAGGDCQLHAMDLETGTFTRALRGHTDYIHCLALRERSPEVLSGGEDGTVRLWDLRSAQEVQTIEVYKHEECSRPHNGRWIGCLATDSDWMVCGGGPALTLWHLRSSTPTTVFPMRAPQKHVTFYQDLILSAGQGRCVNQWQLSGELKAQVPGSSPGLLSLSLNQQPAAPECKVLTAAGNSCRVDVFTNLGYRAFSLSF from the exons ATGGAGCGAGCTGTGCCACACGCGGTACCTCTGGGTCAG ATGGAAGTGTTTCAGGCCCTGCAGCGGCTGCACATGACCATTTTCTCCCAGAGCGTCTCACCCTGCGGCAAGTTCTTGGCAGCTGGCAACAATTACGGGCAGATAGCTATCTTCAG tCTGTCTGCCGCTTTGAGCTCCGAGGCCAAAGAGGAAAGTAAGAAGCCCGTGGTGACATTCCAAG CCCATGACGGGCCCGTCTACTGCATGGTCTCCACGGATCGACATCTGCTCAGTGCCGGGGATGGGGAGGTGAAAGCCTGGCTCTGGGCAGAGATCCTCAAGAAG GGCTGTAAGGAGCTCTGGCGACGCCAGCCCCCGTACAG GACCAGCCTAGAAGTGCCTGAGATCAATGCTTTGCTTCTGGTCCCCAAG GAGAATTCTCTCATTCTGGCAGGGGGAGACTGTCAGCTGCACGCCATGGACCTTGAGACGGGGACCTTCACA CGGGCCCTCCGGGGCCACACAGACTATATCCACTGCCTGGCGCTGCGGGAGCGGAGCCCCGAGGTCCTGTCGGGCGGTGAAGACGGAACCGTGCGACTTTGGG acCTGCGCTCAGCCCAGGAAGTCCAGACCATCGAGGTTTATAAGCACGAG GAGTGCTCCAGGCCCCACAATGGGCGTTGGATCGGCTGTCTGGCTACTGACTCAGACTGGATG GTCTGTGGAGGAGGCCCAGCGCTCACCCTCTGGCACCTCCGATCCTCCACACCCACCACCGTTTTCCCCATGCGGGCGCCACAGAAACACGTCACCTTCTACCAGGACCTG ATTCTGTCCGCGGGCCAGGGTCGCTGTGTCAACCAGTGGCAGCTGAGTGGGGAACTCAAGGCCCAGGTCCCTGGCTCCTCCCCAGGGCTGCTCAGCCTCAGTCTCAACCAGCAGCCAGCAGCACCCGAGTGCAAG GTCCTGACAGCCGCAGGTAACAGCTGCCGGGTGGATGTCTTCACCAATCTGGGCTACCGTGccttctccctgtctttctga
- the CLDN9 gene encoding claudin-9 isoform X2 encodes MASAGLELLGMTLAVLGWLGTLVSCALPLWKVTAFIGNSIVVAQDLQAARALCVIALLLALLGLLVAITGAQCTTCVEDEGAKARIVLTAGVLLLLSGILVLIPVCWTAHAIIQDFYNPLVAEALKRELGASLYVGWAAAALLMLGGGLLCCTCPPPQIDGPRGPRLGYSIPSRSGASGLDKRDYV; translated from the exons ATGGCGTCGGCCGGCCTTGAACTCCTGGGCATGACCCTGGCCGTGCTGGGCTGGCTGGGCACCCTGGTGTCCTGTGCCCTGCCCCTGTGGAAGGTGACCGCCTTCATCGGCAACAGCATCGTGGTGGCCCAG GACCTGCAGGCCGCCCGCGCCCTCTGCGTCATCGCCCTCCTCTTGGCTCTGCTCGGGCTGCTGGTGGCCATCACGGGGGCCCAGTGCACCACCTGCGTGGAGGACGAAGGTGCCAAGGCCCGCATCGTGCTCACCGCAggggtcctcctcctcctctcggGCATCCTGGTGCTCATCCCGGTCTGCTGGACCGCGCACGCCATCATCCAAGACTTCTACAACCCCCTGGTGGCCGAGGCCCTCAAGCGGGAGCTGGGGGCCTCCCTCTACGTGGGCTGGGCCGCCGCCGCTCTGCTCATGCTGGGCGGGGGGCTCCTCTGCTGcacgtgccccccaccccagatcgACGGGCCCCGAGGACCCAGGCTGGGCTACTCCATCCCCTCCCGCTCAGGTGCGTCCGGGCTGGACAAGAGGGACTACGTATGA
- the TNFRSF12A gene encoding tumor necrosis factor receptor superfamily member 12A gives MVSGPLRPLPRLLALGLGLALLGAVAGERVPGTTPCSRGSSWSADLDKCMDCASCPARPHSDFCLGCAASPPASFPLLWPILGGALSLALVLGLLSGFLVWRRCRRREKFTTPIEETGGEGCPGVALIQ, from the exons ATGGTTTCCGGCCCGCTGCGTCCGCTGCCGCGGCTCCTCGCGCTGGGGCTCGGGCTGGCCCTGCTGGGCGCCGTGGCCGGGGAGCGAGTGCCAG gcaccaCCCCCTGCTCTCGCGGCAGCTCCTGGAGCGCGGACCTCGACAAGTGCATGGACTGCGCGTCGTGCCCGGCGCGACCGCACAGCGACTTCTGCCTGGGCt GCGCTGcttcccctccagcctccttcccACTACTGTGGCCCATCTTGGGGGGCGCTCTGAGCCTAGCCCTCGTGCTGGGACTGCTTTCTGGCTTCTTGGTCTGGAGACGGTGCCGCAGGAGAGAGAAGTTTACTA CCCCCATTGAGGAGACCGGCGGGGAGGGCTGTCCTGGAGTGGCACTGATCCAGTGA
- the CLDN6 gene encoding claudin-6 isoform X1, with product MGFVSHVPSRQLGLGCLLFRSSPLSLNLAMASAGLQILGIILTLLGWVNALVSCALPLWKVTAFIGNSIVVAQVVWEGLWMSCVVQSTGQMQCKVYDSLLALPQDLQAARALCVIALLLALLGLLVYLAGAKCTTCVEDKDSKARLVLVSGIIFVISGVLTLIPVCWTAHTIIRDFYNPLVAEAQKRELGASLYLGWAASGLLLLGGGLLCCTCPSGGARGSNHYMARYSASAAHGTSQGPSEYPAKNYV from the exons ATGGGCTTTGTGTCTCATGTGCCCTCGAGACAGCTAGGACTGGGTTGCTTACTTTTTCGCTCTT CTCCTCTCAGCCTCAACCTCGCCATGGCTTCCGCTGGCCTGCAAATCCTGGGGATCATCCTGACGCTGCTCGGCTGGGTGAACGCCCTGGTGTCCTGTGCCCTGCCCCTGTGGAAGGTGACCGCCTTCATCGGCAACAGCATCGTGGTGGCCCAGGTGGTGTGGGAGGGGCTGTGGATGTCCTGCGTGGTGCAGAGCACGGGCCAGATGCAGTGCAAGGTGTATGACTCCCTGCTGGCGCTGCCCCAGGACCTGCAGGCCGCCCGCGCCCTCTGTGTCATCGCCCTCCTCTTGGCTCTGCTCGGGCTGCTGGTCTACCTCGCGGGAGCCAAGTGTACCACCTGCGTGGAGGACAAGGACTCCAAGGCCCGTCTGGTGCTTGTCTCTGGGATCATCTTTGTCATCTCGGGTGTCCTGACCCTTATCCCTGTCTGCTGGACCGCCCACACCATCATCCGGGACTTCTACAACCCTTTGGTGGCCGAGGCCCAAAAGCGGGAGCTGGGGGCCTCCCTCTACCTGGGCTGGGCAGCCTCTGGTCTTTTATTgctggggggggggctgctgtgCTGCACATGCCCCTCGGGGGGGGCCCGGGGCTCAAACCATTACATGGCCCGATACTCCGCCTCTGCCGCACATGGCACCTCTCAGGGTCCCTCCGAGTACCCCGCTAAGAATTATGTCTAA